The following proteins come from a genomic window of Montipora capricornis isolate CH-2021 chromosome 9, ASM3666992v2, whole genome shotgun sequence:
- the LOC138015516 gene encoding neuromedin-U receptor 2-like, with product MARNDSLVGLTKTQSYVLASVNVLFSLIGIFGNVLVFIVVVRNRRLHTVSNLFIISLAFADLLACAVGQPMYAAFLFGLPHNPIYSVVRKSFSFVSVLASISNLAAVTIDRYTAIVSPMMYQLRAKFTSAFVLLIVIWSMSLVLGIPSGVGVPRFGAVTACYTLVLLFVIFPCYLRVYVVARAQARSIARQVGHIEKDLRGKTERENIAAKTIGTVLVVFAVCWLPVIVTPMIFRYGNHTTPSLNPRLNLALKCAQTLALCSSALNPVIYSLKTKIFKGDLRKILHFVFRCSSCKDKPEFL from the coding sequence ATGGCCAGGAATGATTCTCTAGTTGGCCTCACGAAGACACAATCTTACGTTCTCGCCTCTGTCAACGTGCTTTTCAGCCTCATCGGTATATTTGGCAATGTTTTAGTTTTCATTGTAGTGGTCCGTAACCGACGACTCCACACCGTTTCAAACTTGTTCATCATAAGCCTCGCTTTTGCAGATCTGCTAGCCTGCGCTGTTGGTCAACCTATGTATGCCGCGTTCCTGTTTGGATTGCCTCACAACCCCATTTATAGCGTAGTGCGTAAGTCGTTCTCCTTTGTGTCTGTGCTTGCGTCTATCAGCAATTTGGCCGCCGTTACCATCGATCGTTACACAGCTATCGTCTCGCCAATGATGTACCAGCTCCGAGCCAAATTTACCAGCGCTTTTGTTTTGCTAATCGTCATCTGGAGTATGTCCTTAGTGCTGGGAATACCGAGTGGTGTTGGAGTGCCTCGGTTTGGGGCCGTTACAGCTTGCTACACACTGGTGcttctttttgttatttttccatGTTACCTGCGTGTCTACGTCGTAGCTCGCGCACAAGCGCGCTCAATTGCCAGGCAGGTCGGTCATATAGAAAAAGATTTACGAGGCAAGACCGAGAGAGAGAACATTGCCGCTAAGACGATTGGAACCGTCTTAGTTGTCTTCGCTGTTTGTTGGCTGCCTGTCATTGTCACGCCGATGATTTTTCGTTACGGTAATCACACAACTCCTTCACTAAACCCCCGACTAAACCTCGCTCTTAAATGTGCACAGACCTTGGCCCTATGTTCTTCCGCTTTGAATCCTGTCATCTACAGCCTCAAAACAAAGATTTTCAAAGGGGATTTGAGGAAGATTCTTCACTTTGTGTTTCGATGTAGTTCTTGCAAAGACAAACCCGAATTTCTTTAG